The sequence below is a genomic window from Campylobacter ornithocola.
ATTATAAATACTTCTTTTGCTATTAAAGAAAGTGAAATTTTTGGGCTTATAGGTCCAAATGGAGCAGGTAAAACAACTTTATTTAATATTATCACAGGAAACTATAAGCCAAGTAGCGGAGAAGTTTTTTTTCTAGAAAAAAAAATAGATCATCTAAAACCTCATAAAATAGTCCATCTAGGTATTGCAAGAACCTTTCAAAACATAAGACTTTTCTCAAGTATGAGTGTTTTAGAAAATGTTTTGATCGGTTTTGATAAAAGCATTAAGTATAGTGTTTTTGAAGCCTTTTTACATCTTGGAAGATTTTCCAAAGCAGAAAAAAATGCAAAAAAAGCAGCTTATGAAATTTTAGAACAACTTAATATTGCTCATTTAGCCAATGAAAAGGCTACCAGCTTAAGCTATGGACAACAAAGAAAAGTTGAAATAGCAAGAGCTTTAGCAACAAATCCTAAACTTTTATTGTTAGATGAACCTGCAGCAGGTATGAATTCTACAGAAAGTGATGATCTAGCTAGGTTAATTTTTGATATAAGAGACAATAAAAAAATCAGCGTTTTACTTATCGAGCATGATATGAAATTTGTAAATAAACTTTGCGATAGAGTTATGGTGCTTGATTATGGTAAAACAATTTTTGAAGGAAAACCTAATGATGCGGTACAAAATCCTGAAGTAATTAGTGCGTATTTGGGAGATTTTAATGCTAGTAGTTAAAGATTTGCATGTTTACTATGGCTTAATAGAAGCTGTCAAGGGTATAGATTTTACTATAAAAACAGGAAGTATAGTTAGCTTAATAGGCTCAAATGGTGCTGGTAAAACTTCAACGCTTAATGCAATGCTAAATTGCGTTAAAAAAACTGGAGAGGTAACCTTTTTGGGCTATGATACTCAAAGACACTTACCTCATACCTTAGTGCAAAAAGGCATTGCTTTAGTACCTGAAGGAAGAAGAGTTTTTATAAATCTTACTATAGAAGAAAATTTAAAAATTGGTGCTTTTAATAACGCAGAAAACTATGAACATTTAAAAAATCAAATGTATAAACTTTTCCCAAGATTAAAAGACAAAAAAAATGCGTTAGCAGGAACATTAAGTGGCGGGGAAGCTCAAATGCTAGCTATCTCAAGAGCACTAATGAGCGAACCCAAGCTTTTGATGTTAGATGAACCTTCTTTGGGGCTTGCTCCTAAAATAGTAGGAGAAGTTTTTGATATTATAGTAAAACTAAAAGAAGAAGGAATTACTATTTTGCTTGTTGAGCAAAATGCGTTTTCAGCTTTAAAAATAAGTGATTATGCTTATGTTTTGGAAAATGGCAAAATTGCTATGCATGCACCTGCAAAAGATCTTATCGGAAACGATGAGATTAGAAAAAAATATCTTGGAGCTTAAATATATGAAAAAACAACTTTTAGTTTTTGGTGATATAAAAATTTCTATTTTTTTATTTTTAGTTTTTGCCCTATTTTGTGCTCTAGCTACTTTTATAGAAAGTGCTTACAACACACCAACAGCATGGGCAATGATTTATGGCACATCTTGGTTTGGTTTTATACAGTTTATACTTGGAATCAACCTTTTAATAGCTCTTTTTAAGTATAAAATGTTTAATAAGAAAAAAATACCACTTTTAATTTTCCATATTTCATTTTTGTTTATCTTGTTAGGTTCAGCTATGACTAGATATATGGGATTTGAAGGAAATTTACACATTAGAGAAAATGAAAAAAACAACATTATTGAAACTTCAAAAAGTTACATATATATAGCTACTTTAAAAAATGATAAAGTATATAGTGCCTCAAAATCTGAATATATTTCAACTCTACCTTTTGTAAATAATTTTTCTTTTGATTTAATTTTACCTGATGAAAAAGCACAAATTGCTTATGAAAATTTAATTTTAGATGCAAAAGAAATTTATATTGATGATAATAATTCTGCTCCACTTTTGTCTTTAATGCTAACACAAAATAATGAATCTAAAGAATTACTTTTTCAGGCAGGAGATGCAGAAAATATTAATGGAGTTAATATAGCATTTTTAAATGACTCTGTACCAAGTCCTTACATAAAAATTGATAAAGATTTAAAACTTAGTGCTGATTTTGATTTAAAGTATATGTCAATGAGCGATGGAAAAGAAAATATTTTAAAAGCAAACCAAAAAGCACAAGCTAAAGATTTAAGATTGTACTCTTTTAATGATATTAATCTAGTAGTTAAATTTGCCTCCTTGCATGGCAAAAAAACTCTAAAAGGTATTAATCAAGCTCAAGATGAAAACTTTTTTACCTGGTTTAAAAATAGTTGGATGGAACTAGGCCGTAATGTTTT
It includes:
- a CDS encoding ABC transporter ATP-binding protein — protein: MILELKEIHKNFGGVSAIINTSFAIKESEIFGLIGPNGAGKTTLFNIITGNYKPSSGEVFFLEKKIDHLKPHKIVHLGIARTFQNIRLFSSMSVLENVLIGFDKSIKYSVFEAFLHLGRFSKAEKNAKKAAYEILEQLNIAHLANEKATSLSYGQQRKVEIARALATNPKLLLLDEPAAGMNSTESDDLARLIFDIRDNKKISVLLIEHDMKFVNKLCDRVMVLDYGKTIFEGKPNDAVQNPEVISAYLGDFNASS
- a CDS encoding ABC transporter ATP-binding protein — translated: MLVVKDLHVYYGLIEAVKGIDFTIKTGSIVSLIGSNGAGKTSTLNAMLNCVKKTGEVTFLGYDTQRHLPHTLVQKGIALVPEGRRVFINLTIEENLKIGAFNNAENYEHLKNQMYKLFPRLKDKKNALAGTLSGGEAQMLAISRALMSEPKLLMLDEPSLGLAPKIVGEVFDIIVKLKEEGITILLVEQNAFSALKISDYAYVLENGKIAMHAPAKDLIGNDEIRKKYLGA